The following coding sequences lie in one Euzebyales bacterium genomic window:
- the gcvH gene encoding glycine cleavage system protein GcvH: MNPEELRYTDEHEWARVEGRRLTVGITDYAQEALGDVVYIDLPASGTRVEQGQPFGEVESTKSVSDLYAPVSGTIVERNETLESQPELVNSDPYGQGWMVVIEADEDAATGDLLSAADYDKLIESS, from the coding sequence GTGAACCCCGAGGAGCTCAGATACACCGATGAACACGAGTGGGCGCGGGTCGAAGGACGACGCCTCACCGTGGGAATCACCGACTACGCGCAGGAGGCGCTCGGTGACGTCGTCTACATCGACCTGCCCGCCAGCGGCACCAGAGTCGAGCAGGGCCAGCCGTTCGGTGAGGTCGAGTCCACCAAGAGCGTGTCCGACCTGTACGCCCCTGTCAGTGGCACGATCGTCGAGCGCAACGAGACCTTGGAGTCGCAGCCGGAGCTGGTCAACTCCGATCCGTACGGCCAGGGCTGGATGGTCGTGATCGAGGCCGACGAGGACGCGGCGACCGGCGATCTGCTCTCAGCGGCCGACTACGACAAGCTGATCGAATCGTCGTGA
- a CDS encoding FHA domain-containing protein has product MERMYCTHCGHQNPEDANYCANCGRPLADVGDHTTGMMRPEDLPDGVDAGDVGEDAQALLSELDPSTALLVVVRGPNQGARFLLDRDTVTVGRHPESNIFLDDITVSRRHAEFRREEGRFWIHDVGSLNGTYVGGRRAEDQLIATGDEIQIGKFKLLAFVAERSS; this is encoded by the coding sequence ATGGAACGGATGTACTGCACCCACTGCGGTCACCAGAACCCCGAGGACGCCAACTATTGTGCCAACTGCGGGCGTCCGCTCGCCGACGTCGGCGACCACACAACCGGCATGATGCGGCCGGAGGACCTGCCGGACGGGGTCGACGCAGGGGATGTCGGGGAGGACGCCCAGGCATTGCTGTCCGAGCTCGACCCGTCCACGGCGCTGCTGGTCGTCGTACGTGGCCCAAACCAGGGGGCGCGGTTCCTGCTCGACCGCGACACGGTCACGGTCGGGCGCCACCCCGAGAGCAACATTTTCCTCGACGACATCACCGTCTCGCGACGCCACGCTGAGTTCCGGCGTGAGGAAGGTCGCTTCTGGATCCACGACGTCGGCAGCCTCAACGGCACGTACGTGGGTGGCAGGCGTGCCGAGGACCAGTTGATCGCGACCGGTGACGAGATCCAGATCGGGAAGTTCAAGCTTCTCGCCTTCGTCGCCGAGCGTTCGTCGTAG